One genomic region from Thunnus maccoyii chromosome 16, fThuMac1.1, whole genome shotgun sequence encodes:
- the LOC121880766 gene encoding probable carboxypeptidase X1 isoform X1 gives MEKSLCMLAAVILLGGFSVQMNDAATESFYSSINSTLKSVTVEPQIRSRDGQTAAETKLLTNTTVKNTQLDTKNTKQDSEEVKSDKEEESDDKKTEDEKPQLDCPPLGLESLRVDDSQIRASSFERTGLGPHRGRLNIQSGIHDGDEYDGAWCAKYKDRHQWLEVDALHLTLFTGVILQGRNSIWSWDWVQSYKVQLSNDSVDWETCMNGTDEAIFVGNQYPEGSVLGVLPVPTVARFIRINPQTWYVNGTICLRAEILGCRVEDPHDIYSSEQEQGSKDGLDFRHHNYKEMRKLMKSVTEECPDITRIYTIGKSYMGLKLYVMEISDNPGKHELGEPEFRYVAGMHGNEALGRELVLNLMQYMCREYKRGNQRIVRLITETRIHLMPSMNPDGYETAYEKGSELAGWAEGRYSFDGIDLNSNFPDLNNIMWDAQEAAADKSKVPNHYIPIPEYYTREDATVAPETRAVINWMQDIPFVLSANLHGGELVITYPYDCTRDWAPQEDTPTADNAFFRWLSTVYASTNLVLANPDRRICHYEDFQAHNNIINGGAWHTVPGSMNDFSYLHTNCFEVTVELSCDKFPHASELPIEWENNKESLIVYMEQIHRGIKGVVRDKLTKKGIADAIIKVEDHNHDIRSATDGDYWRLLNPGEYKVVVWAKGYFPSKRHCRVGMEPHPTICDFILTKMPIERLKEIRARGGKIPQDLQLRLRALRLRKLRTSTKAINRRRESQQAQARKARSTGARRV, from the exons ATGGAAAAGTCATTGTGCATGTTGGCTGCTGTGATTCTTCTGGGAGGTTTTTCAGTGCAGATGAACGATGCAGCTACTGAGAGTTTTTATTCATCGATCAACTCGACTTTAAAATCTGTGACTGTGGAGCCGCAGATTCGCAGCAGAGACGgacaaactgcagcagaaacaaagtTACTCACCAACACCActgtcaaaaacacacagttggACACCAAGAACACCAAGCAAGACAGCGAAGAAGTGAAAAGCgataaagaagaagaatcagatgacaagaagacagaagatgagaaACCTCAACTTG ACTGTCCTCCTCTCGGCCTGGAGTCTCTGCGGGTTGATGACAGCCAGATTAGGGCTTCTTCCTTTGAGCGGACTGGTCTGGGTCCTCACAGGGGGCGGCTGAATATCCAG TCTGGTATTCACGATGGGGATGAGTACGATGGAGCCTGGTGTGCGAAGTACAAGGACCGGCACCAGTGGCTCGAGGTGGACGCCCTCCACCTCACCCTGTTTACTGGAGTCATCCTGCAAGGCCGAAACTCCATCTGGAG CTGGGACTGGGTCCAATCCTACAAGGTCCAGCTGAGTAATGACTCTGTGGACTGGGAGACCTGCATGAATGGGACAGATGAAGCA ATATTTGTAGGGAATCAGTATCCAGAGGGTTCAGTGCTTGGAGTCCTTCCAGTTCCCACCGTTGCCCGTTTCATCCGCATCAACCCGCAGACCTGGTACGTCAACGGCACCATCTGCCTCAGAGCTGAGATACTCGGCTGTCGTGTTGAGG ATCCACATGACATCTACTCTTCAGAGCAAGAACAAGGATCAAAAGACGGTCTGGACTTCAGACACCACAACTACAAAGAGATGAGAAAG CTCATGAAATCTGTGACCGAGGAGTGCCCGGACATCACCCGCATCTACACCATAGGGAAGAGCTACATGGGTCTCAAGCTCTACGTCATGGAGATCTCAGATAATCCCGGCAAACATGAACTTG GTGAGCCAGAGTTTCGATACGTGGCAGGGATGCACGGGAATGAGGCTCTTGGCCGAGAGCTGGTCCTCAACCTCATGCAGTACATGTGCCGAGAGTACAAGAGGGGCAACCAACGTATTGTCCGGCTGATCACAGAGACTCGAATCCACCTTATGCCTTCCATGAACCCTGATGGATATGAAACAGCTTACGAGAAG GGCTCAGAGCTGGCCGGCTGGGCTGAAGGACGATACAGCTTTGACGGAATAGACCTGAACAGTAACTTTCCGGACCTGAACAACATCATGTGGGACGCTCAAGAGGCGGCGGCAGACAAATCCAAAGTCCCCAACCACTACATCCCCATCCCAGAGTACTACACCAGAGAAGACGCCACC GTTGCACCGGAGACTCGAGCCGTCATCAACTGGATGCAAGATATTCCCTTCGTGCTCAGTGCGAACCTCCACGGGGGCGAGCTGGTGATTACGTACCCCTACGACTGCACGCGTGACTGGGCTCCCCAGGAAGACACTCCCACTGCGGACAACGCCTTCTTCCGCTGGCTGTCCACCGTCTACGCCTCCACCAACCTGGTGCTGGCGAACCCAGACCGCCGCATCTGCCACTACGAGGACTTCCAAGCACACAACAACATCATCAATGGCGGAGCCTGGCACACCGTCCCTGGCA GTATGAATGACTTCAGTTACCTGCACACCAACTGCTTTGAGGTGACGGTGGAGCTGTCCTGCGATAAGTTCCCTCATGCCAGCGAGCTTCCCATCGAGTGGGAGAACAACAAAGAGTCTCTGATCGTTTATATGGAGCAG ATTCACAGAGGGATCAAGGGTGTCGTGAGGGATAAACTGACCAAAAAAGGAATCGCAGATGCTATAATCAAAGTGGAGGACCACAACCACGACATCCGATCAG CTACTGACGGAGACTACTGGCGTCTTCTGAACCCGGGCGAGTACAAGGTGGTGGTTTGGGCCAAGGGTTACTTCCCGTCCAAGCGTCATTGCCGTGTCGGAATGGAGCCGCATCCCACCATCTGCGACTTCATTCTGACCAAAATGCCCATCGAGAGGCTGAAGGAGATCCGGGCCAGAGGAGGGAAGATCCCGCAGGACCTTCAGCTGCGTCTCCGAGCTCTGAGGCTCCGCAAGCTTCGCACCAGCACCAAGGCCATCAACCGCCGTAGGGAGAGTCAGCAGGCGCAGGCGAGGAAAGCTCGGTCCACTGGGGCCCGGAGAGTATGA
- the LOC121880766 gene encoding probable carboxypeptidase X1 isoform X2: MNGTDEAIFVGNQYPEGSVLGVLPVPTVARFIRINPQTWYVNGTICLRAEILGCRVEDPHDIYSSEQEQGSKDGLDFRHHNYKEMRKLMKSVTEECPDITRIYTIGKSYMGLKLYVMEISDNPGKHELGEPEFRYVAGMHGNEALGRELVLNLMQYMCREYKRGNQRIVRLITETRIHLMPSMNPDGYETAYEKGSELAGWAEGRYSFDGIDLNSNFPDLNNIMWDAQEAAADKSKVPNHYIPIPEYYTREDATVAPETRAVINWMQDIPFVLSANLHGGELVITYPYDCTRDWAPQEDTPTADNAFFRWLSTVYASTNLVLANPDRRICHYEDFQAHNNIINGGAWHTVPGSMNDFSYLHTNCFEVTVELSCDKFPHASELPIEWENNKESLIVYMEQIHRGIKGVVRDKLTKKGIADAIIKVEDHNHDIRSATDGDYWRLLNPGEYKVVVWAKGYFPSKRHCRVGMEPHPTICDFILTKMPIERLKEIRARGGKIPQDLQLRLRALRLRKLRTSTKAINRRRESQQAQARKARSTGARRV; this comes from the exons ATGAATGGGACAGATGAAGCA ATATTTGTAGGGAATCAGTATCCAGAGGGTTCAGTGCTTGGAGTCCTTCCAGTTCCCACCGTTGCCCGTTTCATCCGCATCAACCCGCAGACCTGGTACGTCAACGGCACCATCTGCCTCAGAGCTGAGATACTCGGCTGTCGTGTTGAGG ATCCACATGACATCTACTCTTCAGAGCAAGAACAAGGATCAAAAGACGGTCTGGACTTCAGACACCACAACTACAAAGAGATGAGAAAG CTCATGAAATCTGTGACCGAGGAGTGCCCGGACATCACCCGCATCTACACCATAGGGAAGAGCTACATGGGTCTCAAGCTCTACGTCATGGAGATCTCAGATAATCCCGGCAAACATGAACTTG GTGAGCCAGAGTTTCGATACGTGGCAGGGATGCACGGGAATGAGGCTCTTGGCCGAGAGCTGGTCCTCAACCTCATGCAGTACATGTGCCGAGAGTACAAGAGGGGCAACCAACGTATTGTCCGGCTGATCACAGAGACTCGAATCCACCTTATGCCTTCCATGAACCCTGATGGATATGAAACAGCTTACGAGAAG GGCTCAGAGCTGGCCGGCTGGGCTGAAGGACGATACAGCTTTGACGGAATAGACCTGAACAGTAACTTTCCGGACCTGAACAACATCATGTGGGACGCTCAAGAGGCGGCGGCAGACAAATCCAAAGTCCCCAACCACTACATCCCCATCCCAGAGTACTACACCAGAGAAGACGCCACC GTTGCACCGGAGACTCGAGCCGTCATCAACTGGATGCAAGATATTCCCTTCGTGCTCAGTGCGAACCTCCACGGGGGCGAGCTGGTGATTACGTACCCCTACGACTGCACGCGTGACTGGGCTCCCCAGGAAGACACTCCCACTGCGGACAACGCCTTCTTCCGCTGGCTGTCCACCGTCTACGCCTCCACCAACCTGGTGCTGGCGAACCCAGACCGCCGCATCTGCCACTACGAGGACTTCCAAGCACACAACAACATCATCAATGGCGGAGCCTGGCACACCGTCCCTGGCA GTATGAATGACTTCAGTTACCTGCACACCAACTGCTTTGAGGTGACGGTGGAGCTGTCCTGCGATAAGTTCCCTCATGCCAGCGAGCTTCCCATCGAGTGGGAGAACAACAAAGAGTCTCTGATCGTTTATATGGAGCAG ATTCACAGAGGGATCAAGGGTGTCGTGAGGGATAAACTGACCAAAAAAGGAATCGCAGATGCTATAATCAAAGTGGAGGACCACAACCACGACATCCGATCAG CTACTGACGGAGACTACTGGCGTCTTCTGAACCCGGGCGAGTACAAGGTGGTGGTTTGGGCCAAGGGTTACTTCCCGTCCAAGCGTCATTGCCGTGTCGGAATGGAGCCGCATCCCACCATCTGCGACTTCATTCTGACCAAAATGCCCATCGAGAGGCTGAAGGAGATCCGGGCCAGAGGAGGGAAGATCCCGCAGGACCTTCAGCTGCGTCTCCGAGCTCTGAGGCTCCGCAAGCTTCGCACCAGCACCAAGGCCATCAACCGCCGTAGGGAGAGTCAGCAGGCGCAGGCGAGGAAAGCTCGGTCCACTGGGGCCCGGAGAGTATGA